One part of the Bdellovibrio bacteriovorus genome encodes these proteins:
- a CDS encoding COX15/CtaA family protein — protein sequence MKRSQYKQFAFGLLVYTLLVILWGAWVRISHSGDGCGDTWPLCHGQLIPEAERGKTWVEYGHRLMSGIYGLVVIYFWWVSRKLYPKGHYARKAALATLIFTISEALLGAKLVLFGLVTTNDTPYRAFIMALHQINSFLLTGSVALTYAAALLTEDLRVPTTQDRRYRLLPWVIVVIGITGAWASLSNSLFPTDNLLQGLLDDFSSESHFLVRIRGFHPVLALLGGGSLALFFWLKAQTTESQLVQKRSVQMTGLLIAGILFGIATLLLHAPVWMKIVHLALAHCIWVVLLQWVFFIRSNKLT from the coding sequence ATGAAACGCTCTCAATACAAGCAATTTGCATTTGGCCTGCTCGTTTACACCCTTCTGGTGATCCTTTGGGGTGCTTGGGTGAGGATTTCTCATTCTGGTGATGGTTGCGGCGACACCTGGCCGCTGTGCCACGGGCAACTGATCCCGGAAGCTGAACGCGGAAAAACCTGGGTTGAATACGGCCATCGTCTGATGTCGGGAATTTACGGTTTGGTGGTGATTTACTTCTGGTGGGTGTCCCGCAAGCTTTACCCAAAAGGTCACTATGCCCGCAAAGCGGCCCTGGCCACTTTGATCTTCACAATTTCAGAAGCTCTGCTGGGAGCAAAACTGGTTTTGTTCGGCCTGGTCACCACGAACGACACTCCCTATCGCGCGTTCATCATGGCGTTACACCAGATCAACTCTTTCCTGCTGACGGGATCGGTGGCACTGACCTATGCCGCCGCCTTGTTAACTGAAGACTTGCGAGTTCCCACAACCCAGGACCGCCGTTATCGTCTGCTTCCCTGGGTGATTGTCGTTATCGGCATCACCGGCGCCTGGGCATCTCTTTCAAATTCTCTTTTCCCGACGGACAACCTGCTCCAGGGGTTGCTGGATGATTTCTCAAGCGAATCCCACTTCCTGGTGCGCATTCGCGGTTTCCACCCGGTGCTGGCATTGTTGGGCGGCGGCAGCCTTGCGCTGTTCTTCTGGCTGAAGGCACAGACAACCGAATCACAGCTCGTGCAAAAGCGTTCGGTGCAAATGACGGGTCTTTTGATTGCGGGGATTTTGTTCGGAATTGCGACGCTGCTTCTGCATGCGCCGGTGTGGATGAAGATCGTGCACTTGGCACTGGCTCACTGTATCTGGGTGGTGTTGCTGCAATGGGTGTTCTTCATCCGCAGCAACAAACTTACGTAG
- a CDS encoding cation diffusion facilitator family transporter encodes MSESKHAHHHHSHSHGHHHHHSHGAAVGRMTFALVLNLTFAVIELIGGLWTNSVAILSDALHDFGDAIAMLLAIILEKVSHKQSDGKFSYGYRRFSTLGAVITGLILVLGSIFILVEAVPRLFAPQQPHADGMILLAFLGVAVNGFAAYRVSKGESLNEKMLMWHMIEDVLGWVMVLVGALVMKFFDVPQLDAGMAIALASWILYNVVRNLREALKVFLMASPSHIQVADVEKAILEVDQVVGVHHAHLWSLDGESHIFTGHVVVASGAGAADIEKIKNEVKKRVRDFGIVEATIETESDGTHCADPEHH; translated from the coding sequence ATGTCTGAATCCAAGCACGCTCATCATCACCATTCGCATTCTCACGGCCACCACCATCATCATTCCCATGGCGCGGCGGTGGGGCGCATGACCTTTGCTTTGGTGCTGAATCTGACTTTCGCGGTGATTGAACTGATCGGCGGGCTTTGGACGAACTCGGTGGCGATTCTTTCAGATGCGCTTCATGATTTCGGTGACGCCATCGCGATGCTTTTGGCGATCATTCTGGAAAAGGTGTCGCACAAACAAAGTGATGGCAAGTTTTCCTATGGTTATCGTCGTTTTTCCACCCTCGGGGCGGTGATCACCGGTCTGATTTTGGTCTTGGGTTCGATCTTCATTCTGGTCGAGGCTGTACCGCGTTTGTTCGCCCCTCAGCAGCCCCATGCCGACGGCATGATTTTGCTGGCTTTTTTGGGAGTGGCGGTGAATGGTTTTGCGGCCTACCGCGTATCCAAGGGCGAGTCGCTGAATGAAAAAATGCTGATGTGGCATATGATCGAAGATGTTTTGGGCTGGGTGATGGTCCTTGTCGGCGCGCTGGTCATGAAATTTTTTGATGTGCCACAACTGGATGCGGGGATGGCGATCGCCCTAGCGTCGTGGATTTTGTACAATGTGGTTCGCAACTTGCGGGAGGCCTTGAAGGTGTTCCTGATGGCTTCGCCAAGTCATATTCAGGTGGCGGATGTGGAAAAAGCCATTTTGGAAGTGGATCAGGTGGTGGGTGTGCACCATGCGCATCTGTGGTCTTTGGATGGTGAAAGCCACATCTTTACAGGGCATGTAGTTGTGGCCAGCGGTGCGGGGGCTGCGGATATTGAAAAAATCAAAAATGAGGTCAAAAAAAGGGTGCGTGATTTCGGCATTGTCGAAGCCACCATCGAAACGGAATCTGATGGCACTCACTGCGCGGATCCGGAACACCACTAA
- a CDS encoding calcium-binding protein, whose amino-acid sequence MGNNKFKMIVVAGMLISGAAQAEDKDFPMSVNSASSGETVTAAPASGMVSRAAKDTVTVRLNNSCFPTNLRGVTNPLAATAIITAQFTLVLGGKDYAFTVKYPSDLVLKTGMTTGTPAPMAADKFVVSGASGTAALFGNTVLMKTKVPTTVSVDDEGQVMIPEKGDVSLKSSSFVQTVNCDGSAAVYGQYGYSSYTPTRKCGDYMGKDGAITASFGGISVSADKSVVDINVSFPGETGFCGGYWSPLMVFFDDQRPNFNNMSDFPLNPIGKTHWPEANAPGWFVALDRDKSGKIDQKDELFGDNASQVNGFEVLRAFDSNKDGVIDHRDKGFKKLVMWQDKNGDGISQKDEMIPLHTKVTKISLNYEKGVVSPIGAYAEARERADFWYKDGKKIKKGKIVDIWLAPAETKLSQR is encoded by the coding sequence ATGGGGAACAATAAATTCAAAATGATCGTAGTCGCGGGGATGTTGATCTCTGGCGCAGCTCAGGCTGAAGACAAAGACTTCCCGATGTCGGTGAACAGTGCCAGTTCCGGTGAAACGGTGACGGCGGCGCCTGCTTCCGGCATGGTCAGTCGCGCAGCAAAGGACACAGTCACAGTTAGGTTGAATAACTCTTGTTTCCCAACGAATCTTCGCGGGGTGACAAATCCTTTGGCTGCGACGGCAATTATCACAGCGCAGTTTACCCTGGTGCTTGGTGGTAAGGACTATGCATTCACAGTGAAGTACCCCAGTGACCTGGTTCTGAAAACAGGAATGACGACAGGAACTCCGGCGCCGATGGCGGCGGACAAATTTGTTGTCAGTGGCGCTTCCGGCACGGCAGCTCTGTTTGGAAACACAGTTTTGATGAAAACAAAAGTTCCGACCACGGTCAGTGTTGATGACGAGGGGCAGGTGATGATCCCTGAAAAAGGTGACGTATCCCTGAAATCCTCAAGCTTCGTGCAGACTGTGAACTGTGATGGCTCGGCAGCGGTATACGGTCAATACGGCTATTCCTCTTATACTCCCACCCGCAAATGCGGTGACTATATGGGTAAGGACGGCGCCATTACAGCGTCTTTCGGTGGAATTTCAGTGTCAGCGGATAAATCGGTGGTGGACATCAACGTGTCCTTCCCGGGTGAAACAGGTTTCTGCGGTGGTTACTGGTCGCCGTTGATGGTCTTCTTTGACGATCAAAGACCAAACTTCAATAACATGAGCGACTTCCCGTTGAATCCGATTGGCAAAACGCACTGGCCGGAAGCCAACGCTCCAGGCTGGTTCGTGGCTTTGGACCGTGACAAATCCGGAAAAATCGACCAGAAGGATGAGCTCTTCGGTGACAATGCGTCTCAGGTGAACGGATTTGAGGTGCTAAGAGCCTTTGATTCCAACAAAGATGGTGTGATCGATCACCGTGACAAGGGCTTCAAAAAGCTGGTGATGTGGCAGGATAAAAACGGCGATGGCATCTCTCAGAAAGACGAGATGATCCCGCTGCACACCAAAGTCACCAAGATCTCATTGAACTATGAAAAGGGTGTGGTAAGTCCGATTGGTGCTTATGCCGAGGCCCGCGAGCGTGCGGATTTCTGGTATAAAGACGGCAAGAAGATCAAAAAAGGCAAGATCGTGGATATCTGGCTGGCTCCGGCAGAAACGAAGCTCAGTCAAAGATAG
- a CDS encoding TlpA family protein disulfide reductase yields the protein MRFLPVLLLLCASSVFAKEMPSTVEFKRLPTVALNKSDIKTLKDLQGKVVLVDFWAAWCEPCKAALPHYNSLYKKYRSQGLVVLGVNEDEEVAEREAFLKTVKLEFPLYHDQGRLVLEDFKVLALPTLYVFDKKLKPVVFYRGYDEKNSQALEKKIQELLKQ from the coding sequence ATGAGATTTCTGCCTGTATTGCTTTTGCTTTGCGCCTCTTCGGTCTTTGCCAAAGAAATGCCCTCCACCGTGGAATTCAAACGACTGCCGACGGTGGCTTTGAATAAAAGCGATATCAAAACACTCAAGGACCTTCAGGGTAAGGTTGTTCTGGTGGACTTCTGGGCGGCTTGGTGTGAGCCGTGCAAAGCCGCTTTGCCGCACTATAACAGCCTCTATAAAAAGTATCGCAGTCAGGGACTGGTGGTGCTGGGAGTGAACGAAGACGAAGAGGTCGCTGAACGCGAGGCCTTTTTAAAGACCGTCAAACTTGAGTTCCCGCTTTATCACGACCAGGGACGTCTGGTTCTGGAGGACTTTAAAGTTCTCGCTTTGCCGACACTTTATGTGTTTGATAAAAAGTTAAAGCCTGTGGTTTTTTATCGTGGTTATGACGAAAAAAACTCACAGGCTTTGGAAAAGAAAATTCAGGAACTTTTAAAGCAGTGA
- a CDS encoding ABC1 kinase family protein, translated as MDEKKSAKKHTKKIEKIKSSVFSRSLSLAKLTIQAGASIAQHGVTTALKSKESKEETWKQLLQNQAQSISAELGELKGSLMKAGQMLSMYGEHFLPPEANDLLKSLQHDSPPLSWEAIEPTLKKQLPPEKLELLEIEKEALASASMGQVHRARIKATGESIVLKIQYPNVDRAIDSDLRAIKTLLGTLKLLPKDFNMDPVFAEVREMLVQETDYEMEATLTEDFHNRLAGDSRFVVPKVIREFSGPRILATTFERGLRADDSLIQSLPQERRNRLALNFLDLYFKEIFEWGVVQTDPHAGNYRIRIDPQGRDQLVLFDFGATRSYDLDFLTPYRRMVKGSLLNDRALFMKAAMDLKFVHDNDDPVLKQVFEEFCFETVEPFIEYTDPRNNQGQIAADGTYDWKNTTLPQRLSKKVFQIIRGFHFRTPPREIIFLDRKTGGVFIFLAVLRAKVRGRDLLLKYIERIS; from the coding sequence ATGGACGAAAAAAAGTCTGCCAAAAAACATACAAAAAAGATTGAGAAGATCAAATCCTCGGTCTTTTCGCGCAGTCTTTCTCTGGCCAAATTAACCATCCAAGCCGGAGCCTCCATCGCCCAGCACGGGGTCACCACCGCTTTAAAATCCAAAGAGTCCAAAGAGGAAACCTGGAAACAGCTTTTGCAAAACCAGGCTCAAAGCATCAGTGCGGAACTGGGTGAACTTAAAGGCAGCCTGATGAAGGCCGGCCAGATGCTTTCCATGTATGGCGAACATTTTCTGCCTCCGGAAGCCAATGACCTGTTGAAGTCCCTGCAGCATGATTCCCCACCTCTTTCTTGGGAGGCGATCGAGCCGACTTTGAAAAAGCAACTGCCTCCGGAAAAGCTGGAGCTTCTGGAAATTGAAAAAGAAGCCCTAGCCTCCGCTTCAATGGGTCAGGTTCACCGTGCGCGCATCAAGGCCACGGGCGAAAGCATTGTGCTGAAAATCCAGTACCCGAATGTGGACCGCGCCATCGACAGTGATCTTCGCGCGATCAAGACACTTCTGGGCACCTTGAAACTTCTGCCCAAGGATTTCAATATGGATCCGGTGTTTGCCGAGGTTCGGGAAATGCTGGTGCAGGAAACCGACTATGAGATGGAAGCCACTCTGACAGAGGATTTTCACAACCGCCTGGCTGGCGACAGCCGCTTTGTGGTTCCCAAAGTCATTCGTGAATTTTCAGGGCCCCGCATTCTGGCCACCACCTTTGAAAGAGGCCTGCGCGCCGATGATTCCCTGATTCAAAGCCTGCCACAGGAACGCCGCAACCGCTTGGCATTGAATTTCCTGGATCTTTACTTCAAAGAAATCTTTGAGTGGGGCGTCGTTCAAACCGATCCTCACGCCGGCAACTATCGCATCCGCATTGATCCCCAGGGGCGGGATCAGTTGGTTCTTTTTGATTTCGGCGCGACCCGTTCCTATGATCTGGACTTCCTGACTCCTTATCGCCGCATGGTCAAGGGCTCACTGCTGAACGACCGGGCTCTGTTTATGAAGGCGGCCATGGATTTAAAGTTCGTCCATGACAATGATGATCCGGTCTTAAAGCAGGTGTTTGAAGAATTTTGCTTTGAAACGGTCGAGCCGTTTATTGAATACACCGATCCCCGCAACAACCAGGGACAGATTGCAGCGGATGGAACTTATGACTGGAAAAACACCACCCTGCCCCAGCGACTTTCCAAAAAAGTATTTCAGATCATCCGTGGCTTCCATTTCCGCACGCCTCCGCGGGAAATCATTTTCCTGGATCGCAAGACCGGCGGGGTGTTTATCTTCCTCGCGGTCCTGCGGGCCAAGGTGCGCGGGCGGGATTTGCTTTTAAAGTATATTGAAAGGATCTCTTAA
- a CDS encoding cryptochrome/photolyase family protein, with protein sequence MSKVTVFWFRRDLRLDDNAGLYHALKERSAVLPLFIFDSEILEKLDDPADARVTFIYDQIQDLKQQLKAKKSDLLVRHGKPLEVLKDLSAEMTIEAIYTNHDYEPAARKRDEKVAAWAAKEHIAFLTFKDQCLFEKDEILTDARKPYTVYTPYKNKVLANLTPFYLKSYPNELYESSYAKVKKTEAMPTLKSLGFERSQIEFPPMELSTKMLKTYQATRDFPANEKGTSHLGLHLRFGTLSVRELAREAKKYSPVWLSELIWRDFFMQILWHFPQVEKQSFRPEYDKIAWRTSKADFQRWCEGQTGYPLVDAGMRELNATGYMHNRVRMVVASFLCKHLLIHWYEGERYFAKKLLDYDLSANNGNWQWAAGSGCDAAPYFRIFNPQTQFEKFDPDGKYVQKWVPEYGTDAYPEPMVDHNEARGRCLQAFTKVLKK encoded by the coding sequence ATGTCAAAAGTCACAGTTTTTTGGTTCCGCCGCGATCTCCGTCTAGATGATAATGCGGGGCTGTATCACGCCCTTAAAGAACGCTCTGCGGTGTTGCCGCTGTTTATCTTTGATTCTGAAATCCTGGAAAAACTCGACGACCCCGCAGATGCGCGAGTGACATTCATTTATGATCAGATTCAGGATCTTAAACAGCAATTGAAAGCCAAAAAATCGGATTTGCTGGTTCGCCATGGCAAACCTCTGGAGGTCCTTAAAGACCTGTCAGCCGAAATGACAATTGAAGCCATTTACACCAATCATGACTATGAGCCGGCGGCCCGCAAACGGGATGAGAAGGTGGCAGCCTGGGCGGCGAAAGAGCACATTGCGTTTTTAACTTTCAAGGATCAGTGCCTGTTTGAAAAAGACGAGATCCTGACCGATGCGCGAAAGCCCTACACCGTGTATACGCCTTACAAAAACAAGGTGCTGGCGAACCTGACTCCGTTTTATCTGAAGTCGTATCCCAATGAGCTGTATGAAAGCAGTTACGCCAAAGTCAAAAAAACCGAGGCGATGCCGACGTTGAAAAGTCTGGGCTTTGAGCGCAGCCAGATCGAGTTCCCGCCGATGGAACTATCCACAAAAATGTTGAAGACCTATCAGGCGACGCGGGACTTTCCGGCCAACGAAAAGGGCACATCCCACCTGGGACTGCATCTGCGCTTCGGGACTTTAAGTGTGCGTGAACTGGCACGCGAAGCCAAAAAGTATTCACCCGTTTGGTTGAGCGAACTGATCTGGCGTGATTTCTTTATGCAGATTCTGTGGCATTTTCCCCAAGTGGAAAAACAGAGTTTCCGTCCCGAGTACGACAAAATCGCCTGGCGTACGTCCAAGGCCGATTTTCAGAGGTGGTGTGAGGGGCAAACCGGGTACCCTCTGGTGGATGCAGGTATGCGGGAACTGAATGCCACTGGATATATGCACAACCGCGTGCGCATGGTGGTGGCAAGTTTCCTGTGCAAGCACCTTTTGATTCATTGGTATGAAGGCGAACGGTACTTTGCCAAAAAGCTTTTGGACTATGATTTATCAGCCAACAATGGCAACTGGCAGTGGGCGGCAGGATCAGGTTGTGATGCGGCTCCGTACTTTAGAATCTTCAACCCGCAAACTCAGTTTGAGAAGTTTGATCCGGATGGCAAGTATGTGCAAAAATGGGTTCCAGAGTACGGAACGGATGCATATCCAGAGCCCATGGTGGATCACAACGAAGCCCGCGGGCGCTGTTTACAGGCATTCACCAAGGTTTTGAAAAAGTAG
- a CDS encoding TIGR01777 family oxidoreductase, whose protein sequence is MRILMTGATGLIGRELGKVLAEKGHDLYVVSRDQAKAREQLPFPCEIIEGDLNTNPLHDSRLAKVEVVFNLMGESIAGERWSEEKKKRIYQSRVMGTRHLVQSLPENLKCFISSSAMGIYGDQSDTPLTEDSSHGEDFLANVCKEWEAEAAKAPGRSVFVRTGIVLARQGGALDQMLFPFRSGVGGVLGDGKQWMSWIHLKDIVGLYLFALEHHDVEGALNAGAPHPVTNREFSETLVQSLGTRLGPAVPLFALNVLFGELAKSLVASARMVPEKAQRLGYKFHYENLLEALNEICLPFKMGEEIFVAEQFVPAPPEKLFPFFKDAHNLERITPPTLNFLIEKMSTPEIGQGTLIDYRLKIHGVPAKWKTEIDEWQPPFKFVDNQLKGPYRLWHHTHEFRPFCGGTLLVDRVRYRMPMGFLGWLVANRFVRKDVENIFAFRRKYIANMGTLPTKTD, encoded by the coding sequence ATGCGAATTCTGATGACCGGAGCGACGGGATTGATCGGACGGGAGCTGGGGAAAGTTCTGGCGGAAAAAGGCCATGACCTTTATGTCGTCAGTCGTGATCAGGCCAAGGCCCGCGAACAGCTCCCTTTTCCCTGTGAAATCATTGAAGGGGATTTAAATACAAATCCGCTGCATGATTCCCGTCTGGCCAAGGTTGAGGTCGTCTTCAACCTGATGGGCGAATCCATTGCGGGTGAACGCTGGAGCGAGGAAAAGAAAAAGCGCATTTATCAGTCCCGGGTCATGGGCACGCGCCATTTGGTGCAAAGCCTGCCCGAAAACTTGAAGTGTTTTATTTCTTCTTCCGCGATGGGGATTTACGGGGATCAAAGTGACACCCCACTGACTGAGGATTCTTCGCACGGAGAGGATTTCCTGGCCAACGTCTGCAAAGAATGGGAAGCCGAAGCCGCCAAGGCGCCGGGTCGTTCGGTCTTTGTGCGTACCGGGATTGTGCTGGCCAGGCAGGGCGGGGCATTGGATCAGATGCTATTCCCGTTCCGCAGCGGTGTCGGTGGGGTCCTTGGTGACGGCAAGCAGTGGATGAGCTGGATCCACTTAAAGGATATTGTCGGTCTTTATCTTTTTGCTCTGGAACATCATGATGTGGAAGGTGCGTTGAATGCGGGGGCTCCGCATCCAGTCACCAATCGAGAGTTCTCTGAAACTCTGGTGCAGTCTTTGGGGACCCGTCTGGGGCCGGCCGTGCCTCTTTTTGCCTTGAATGTGTTATTCGGTGAACTGGCGAAGTCCTTGGTGGCCTCGGCTCGTATGGTTCCGGAAAAAGCGCAGCGTTTGGGATACAAGTTCCACTATGAAAACCTGCTGGAGGCGCTGAACGAAATCTGTCTGCCATTCAAGATGGGGGAAGAGATTTTCGTGGCTGAGCAGTTTGTCCCGGCACCTCCGGAAAAGCTGTTTCCGTTTTTCAAGGATGCCCACAATCTGGAGCGCATCACGCCGCCCACACTGAATTTTTTGATTGAGAAAATGTCGACACCGGAAATCGGGCAGGGGACCCTGATAGATTACCGGCTGAAGATTCACGGTGTTCCCGCCAAATGGAAAACCGAAATCGACGAGTGGCAGCCGCCCTTTAAGTTCGTCGACAATCAGTTGAAAGGCCCTTACCGGCTTTGGCATCACACGCATGAATTCCGTCCATTCTGCGGGGGGACTTTGCTGGTGGATCGGGTTCGCTACCGCATGCCGATGGGCTTTTTGGGATGGCTGGTGGCAAATCGTTTCGTCAGAAAAGATGTGGAAAACATCTTTGCCTTTCGTCGCAAGTACATCGCCAATATGGGAACGTTGCCAACCAAGACCGACTGA
- the gloB gene encoding hydroxyacylglutathione hydrolase, producing MMKNEHVELIPIFDDNYVFVLIDNAGKKAVVVDPGDAGPVTEFLRAKKLDLTAILVTHHHSDHIGGVAALKNTFGCPVYAPEKNQKQIPQADHWLKEGDVVKLSPWEFTILELPGHTLGHIAYWDQQHKWLFSGDVIFGLGCGRLFEGSHEQGYASLQRIKKLPPQTLIYCTHEYTERNLDFCRILTNQDNTPITGDSEALELYANELSNRRDLGLPSVPLKLSIEESTNPFLLAQDAEQFRYLRELRNRQ from the coding sequence ATGATGAAAAACGAGCATGTAGAGCTGATCCCCATCTTTGACGATAACTACGTCTTTGTCCTGATCGACAACGCGGGGAAAAAGGCCGTTGTTGTTGATCCGGGCGATGCGGGGCCGGTCACCGAGTTTCTGCGCGCAAAAAAGCTCGACCTCACAGCCATTTTAGTGACTCATCATCATTCAGATCACATTGGCGGAGTCGCTGCCCTGAAGAACACCTTCGGCTGTCCGGTGTATGCCCCTGAAAAAAATCAGAAGCAGATCCCCCAGGCAGATCACTGGCTGAAAGAAGGCGATGTGGTGAAACTGTCCCCTTGGGAATTCACCATTCTGGAGCTTCCCGGTCACACTCTGGGGCATATCGCTTACTGGGATCAACAGCACAAATGGCTTTTTTCCGGCGATGTGATTTTCGGGCTGGGTTGCGGAAGATTGTTTGAAGGCAGCCACGAACAGGGCTATGCAAGTCTTCAGCGCATCAAGAAGCTTCCGCCCCAGACGCTGATTTACTGCACGCATGAATACACCGAACGCAACCTGGACTTCTGCCGGATTCTGACAAATCAGGACAACACCCCCATCACCGGCGATTCCGAAGCGCTGGAACTTTACGCCAACGAACTGTCCAATCGCCGGGACCTGGGGCTTCCCAGCGTTCCTTTGAAACTTTCCATCGAAGAAAGCACGAATCCTTTTTTGCTGGCCCAAGACGCTGAACAGTTCCGATACCTGCGCGAGCTGCGCAACCGTCAGTGA